A genomic segment from Immundisolibacter sp. encodes:
- a CDS encoding CDP-archaeol synthase: MNGALIEPDGLGTALFLILALAATGVVHVWWLRWATADLLMRPLDFGLTFRGRRVFGDNKRLRGVLLMPVVAALAFAGLGAMRQNLPDLLSLGMWELSSGRYALLGAAAGCAFMLAELPNSFLKRQLGVAPGGSPDRGWARLICPLLDRVDSSLGVLIVVSLLVPTSAAAWAWVLLLGPLLHALFSASLWWLGVKDRAL; the protein is encoded by the coding sequence TTGAACGGTGCGCTCATCGAACCGGATGGACTTGGGACGGCGCTGTTCTTGATTCTGGCGCTTGCGGCCACGGGCGTGGTGCATGTCTGGTGGCTCAGGTGGGCCACCGCCGACCTGCTGATGCGGCCTTTGGACTTTGGCCTGACTTTCCGGGGGCGGCGCGTGTTCGGCGACAACAAGCGCCTGCGGGGAGTGCTGCTCATGCCAGTGGTGGCGGCGCTGGCATTCGCCGGCCTTGGTGCCATGCGGCAAAACTTGCCGGACCTGTTGAGCCTCGGCATGTGGGAGTTGTCCAGCGGCCGCTATGCGTTACTGGGTGCGGCAGCCGGCTGCGCCTTCATGCTGGCGGAGCTTCCCAATTCCTTCCTCAAACGGCAACTCGGCGTCGCTCCCGGAGGCTCGCCGGACCGTGGCTGGGCACGACTGATCTGCCCGCTGCTGGATCGTGTCGACTCTTCGCTTGGCGTGTTGATTGTGGTCAGCCTGCTGGTACCCACCAGTGCGGCGGCCTGGGCCTGGGTACTACTTCTCGGGCCGCTTTTACACGCGCTTTTCAGCGCTTCGCTCTGGTGGCTGGGTGTGAAGGACCGCGCACTTTGA
- a CDS encoding fatty acid desaturase produces MSPPGPDAVGHLKPTAFAGLMHTGLMVAALVLGVWLSVSAGLLGYLVGQVLLAFGFVHAFVLLHEAGHDTLFGARALNRLVGHMAGFIALIPFCNWQGIHRRHHDYTGWQDMDATTASLVPYPLGRWERRCINFCWTTWLPVFALSYRLQNFWNLGRIGRYLSGSKTLGRIRVNSLTVLAGYGALLVWVGPVETVSLLGPGFMLSLVVQEALILSQHTHVPQRVSGVAQVRVFPPREQEAFTRSLRLPTWLSFLLMHFDAHGLHHMYPQVPGYRLRQIPYQPRNEVHWWRWLKVARGLSGSDFLFRNWDDTGLRV; encoded by the coding sequence ATGAGTCCGCCTGGGCCCGACGCGGTAGGACATCTGAAACCGACCGCGTTCGCCGGACTGATGCACACCGGCCTGATGGTCGCCGCCCTGGTGCTGGGAGTCTGGCTGAGCGTGTCGGCGGGCTTGCTTGGGTATCTGGTCGGACAGGTACTGCTCGCGTTCGGTTTTGTGCATGCGTTTGTGCTGTTGCACGAGGCGGGTCATGACACGTTGTTTGGTGCGCGCGCTCTGAATCGGCTTGTTGGGCACATGGCGGGTTTTATTGCTCTGATTCCCTTTTGCAACTGGCAGGGAATTCACCGCCGCCACCATGACTACACGGGCTGGCAGGATATGGACGCGACGACCGCGTCACTAGTGCCGTACCCACTCGGGCGCTGGGAGCGGCGTTGCATCAACTTTTGCTGGACGACCTGGTTGCCGGTTTTTGCGCTTTCCTACCGCCTGCAGAATTTCTGGAACCTTGGCCGGATCGGGCGCTACTTGAGCGGTTCAAAAACTCTTGGCCGGATCCGGGTGAACTCGCTGACGGTCCTGGCCGGTTATGGCGCGCTCCTCGTCTGGGTCGGTCCAGTCGAGACGGTGTCTCTTTTGGGGCCAGGATTTATGCTGAGTCTGGTGGTGCAGGAGGCGCTCATCCTGAGCCAGCACACCCACGTGCCGCAGCGTGTGAGCGGGGTGGCGCAGGTGCGTGTATTCCCGCCACGGGAGCAGGAAGCCTTCACCCGTTCACTGCGTCTGCCGACCTGGCTTTCGTTCTTGTTGATGCATTTCGATGCGCACGGCTTGCATCACATGTACCCGCAGGTCCCAGGCTACCGGCTGCGGCAGATACCGTACCAGCCGCGCAACGAGGTGCACTGGTGGCGCTGGCTCAAAGTGGCACGTGGCCTCAGCGGCAGCGATTTTCTGTTCCGTAACTGGGATGACACGGGGCTGCGGGTTTGA